A window of Verrucomicrobiia bacterium contains these coding sequences:
- a CDS encoding molybdenum cofactor biosysynthesis protein, which produces MTATQICVQRLYISSGHNFVGHHGQSAATHRIVERGGIHCVAGRGIVDDRFFNHKENYKGQITFFASEVFDDICRGLGVSGQSPGVLRRNVITAGVDLNLLIGEEFILQGVRFIGVEECRPCYWMDQALAPGAEAALRGRGGLRARILVGGRLRIET; this is translated from the coding sequence ATGACCGCGACTCAGATTTGTGTTCAGCGGCTCTACATATCTTCGGGCCATAATTTCGTGGGTCATCATGGCCAATCGGCTGCCACGCATCGCATCGTAGAGCGCGGCGGGATTCATTGTGTCGCGGGGCGCGGCATCGTGGACGACCGTTTTTTCAACCACAAGGAAAACTACAAAGGCCAGATCACATTTTTTGCCTCAGAAGTGTTTGACGACATCTGCCGCGGATTGGGCGTGAGCGGCCAATCACCCGGCGTATTGCGCCGCAACGTGATCACCGCTGGCGTGGATTTGAACCTGCTGATCGGCGAAGAGTTTATCTTGCAGGGCGTTCGCTTCATTGGCGTGGAAGAATGCCGCCCGTGTTATTGGATGGACCAGGCTTTGGCTCCGGGCGCGGAAGCCGCTTTGCGCGGACGCGGAGGTCTGCGAGCCAGAATCCTTGTCGGCGGAAGACTGCGCATTGAGACATGA
- a CDS encoding NTP transferase domain-containing protein: MNFSAVILAGSQSRRMGRDKAWVSVDGQP; encoded by the coding sequence ATGAATTTCAGTGCCGTCATTCTGGCAGGCAGCCAGTCGCGCCGGATGGGCCGAGATAAGGCATGGGTGTCGGTGGATGGACAACCCTGA